The Halobacterium hubeiense genome contains the following window.
GCGGCTGGGTCGTGTTGATGGTGAAGAGGTCGAGCCACTGCTGGGAGTTCGGCGGGACGCCGAGCGCGGGCGCGACGGCGTACTGCACGACGAACATCAGCCACATCACCGTCAGCAGCGCGAACGAGACGTTCCCGCGGAAGTAGCCGAGCACGCCGCCCGGCCCCGTGTCCACGGGGAGTTTCGCCGCGAGCCCGCCGCTGTCCCGGGACTGGTTCACGCTGTCGTCGAACCCGCTGTCGAAGACGCCGCCGGGGTCGTTCCACTCGTCGAGGCCCGGACAGTCGTGGTTCTCCGGGAGCCTGTGCTTCGAGCAGAACGTGCCGCCGCAGAGCCGACACTGGTACGGCATCGACTCCTGCTCGCCACACCGGTCACACGTCGCCATTACCGGCGGTTGGGTTGGCGCGTGGTTATCGTTTTGGGTCTCGGGGCCGCCCGCATCGACAGCTACTTGCTCGCGGAATCGGGAGAAGACGCCTGTATGGACGCCGACGACGAACAGGTGTGGCGCTGCAAGGCCTGCGGGACGCGCCAGCCCGACCCCGAGCCGCCCTGCGAGCGCTGCTGGAACACGACGTTCGTCGCGGGCGACGGCGCCGAACGCGTCCTCGATTCACCGGACTCGGGGACCGACGCCACTGCGCTCCGGGTCGCGCAGGCGAAGTCGATTGCCTCCCGGACCGCCGTCGTGACGGGGGTGGCCGCGGTCGCGTTGGGCGGCGCGCAGTGGCTGCTGCCGGGCGTGCTCGCCGGCCTCGCGTTCACCGCGTTCGTCGGCGTTGCCGCGGTCGCCGCCGTCTTCTGTCTCGTCGCGGCCGGAGCTTCCGTCGCTGATTCCGTGGTCCTCGACTGAGCCTCACTCGGTCCACGGAATCGCGAGCGTGCCGACGGCGAACGCGACGACCGCCAGCGCGACGACGACCGCCGCGTTCGTCGTCACGTCGCCGCCCGGCGTGGTGGCCGCGCGGACGCCCCGCGCGAAGTACGCCAGCGGCGAGAGGTCCACGACCGGCCGGAACCACGCCGGGAACAGTTCGGGTTGGACGAACGTCTCCGAGAGGAAGAGGACGGGGAGCGCGATGCCGTTGCTCGCGGCGATAGCGCCGTCCTGGCCGTCCGCGTAGCTCCCGATGACCGCGCCGACGCCGCAGAACACCACCGAGGTCGCGGGCACGAGCACCGCGAGCCACGGGGAGAGCGCGAACGACGCGCCCGTCGCGAGGAGTGCGACCAGCAGCACCGCGCAGGCCGCCGCGATGAGCGCGACGTTGACGAGCGTGTGCGCGGCCAGCCACTCCGCGCGCGTCAGCGGCGTCGTCGAGAGCTTCTCGAAGCGGTTGCCCTCGCGGTGGCGCGCGACCGTGCTCCCGACCCGCGACAGCGGCGTGAACAGCACGACGGTCGCGAGGTACGCCGGCACGTAGTAGGCGGTCGGCTCCGTGAATAGCCCGCCGCTGCCCGACGTCGTGCGGACGAGGCCGGCGAAGATGACGATGAGCAACACCGGGAAGAAGAACGTGAAGAACACCGCCGTCCGACGGCGCAGGAACGTCCGGTAGGTCGCGGACGCTTCCGCGCGAATCCGGGCGAGCCGGCTCATCGCCGCACCTCCACGCCCTCGGCGTCGCCGGCGAGCGCGAGGTACGCGTCCTCCAGCGTCGGCTCGCGCCACGACAGCGCCTCGAAGCCGACGCCCGCGTCGTCCAGCGCCGCCACGACCCCGCCGATGCTCTCGGGCGCGACGTTCGAGAACACCAGTCCCTCCCGCGTCACCTCGGGGTCGAAGCCCGGAACTGCGGGCGCACGCTCGGTTTCTTCCGGGAGTTCGACGACGAGCCGGGGGTCGCCGCCGTGTGCGGCGACGAGTTCTCCCGGCGTCCCGGTCGCCGCCACCTCGCCGTCCGCGAGCAGCGCGACGCGGTCGGCGAGGCGCTCGGCTTCCGCCATGTCGTGCGTGGTGAGGAAGATGGTCGTCCCCGACTCCGCGAGGTCCTCGAACACGCGCCAGAGCGCGCGCCGGCCCGCCGGGTCGACGGCGGTCGTCGGCTCGTCGAGGAACAGCACGTCCGGGGCGTTCACGAGCGCCGCGGCGACGCACGCGCGGCGCCGCTCGCCGCCCGAGAGGTCGCCGTACCACGTGTCGTTGTCGGCGTCGAGACCGACCTCCGACAGCACCGCGTCGGGGTCGCGAGCGTCGTCGTAGAGGCCCGCGTAGTAGCCGACGAGTTCGCCCGCGGTGAGGCGGTCCGGCGGTGCGAAGTCCTGCGGGAGCAGGCCGACGCGCTGGTCGTTGGTCTCGTCGGGCGCCTCGCCGAGCAACTCGACGCGGCCGCTGTCGGGTGTCGTCGTGCCGGTGAGACAGCGCACGAGCGTCGTCTTGCCCGCGCCGTTCGGCCCGACGAGCGCGAACACCTCGCCCTCGCCGACCGACAGCGAGACGCCGTCCACGGCAGCGGTGTCGCCGTAGGCCTTCCGAACGTCTTCGGCGACGACTGCGGGAGTCATACCGGACGGTCGGCGTGCGCGAAGGTAAAGCACTGCGGAACGGCGCCGGCTACTGGGTCGGCCGCCACGCGAGCAACAGCACCGAGGAGACGAACACGACCGTCGAGAGCGCGTACGGCTCGTTCTGCGCGGCGGCCGCCAGCGCGGACGCGCTCCCGAACGCGCCCGTGAACACGGTTGCGGCGACCGGCCACGCGCAGCTCACGCACGCGAGCAGCCCGAGCAGGCCCGCGACGCCGGTCTTCGCGGCGTCGAGGACGGTCGCGGCGACGAGGTACGCCAGCGTCGCGTACCCGATGACCTTGAACGGGAGCAGGCTGACGGTGAGGTCCGCCCCGCTGTAGACGAACGCCGGCCCCCAGCCCGGGGAGAGCCAGGAGACGCGCGCGCCGAGGTCGGCGCCGTGGAACATGAACAGGCCGCCGACCCCGCCCAGCACGAGGAAGTACGCCACTCCGAGCGCGAGCGCGAACGCGCGCTGTCGCCGGGAGGCTTCGGGGAGGTCCACCCGGGAAACCGCCCAGATGGAGGCGTTGATCCAGACGAACGGGTACGCCAGCACCACGGGGTCGGTGGGGACCGACGACGACACCGCGAAGTAGAACAGCACGAGCGCCAGTTCGCCGTTCAGCACGAACGCGGCGTACAAAAGTGCCTTCCGCGTGGGCACGAACCGGCTCGGGGACAGCGATACTGACGCGCCCACTCAGACCACCATCGCGTCCACGACCACGGCCACGAGCAGGCAGCCGAGGTAGGCGTTCGACGCGTGGAACGCGCGCATCGCGGCGGCGCGGTCGCGCTCTCGGTGGAGCCGCATCGCGGCGTACAGGAACACGCCACCCAGGACGACCGTGGTCGCGGCGTACAGCACGCCGAGGCCCGCCAGCTCCGAGAGCGCCACCGCGGAGACGAGCGTCGCGCCGAGGTAGTAGACGATGTGCTTGCGGGTGGTGGCTTCGCCGCTGACGACCGGCATCAGCGGGAAGCCGCCGCGCTCGTAGTCGTCCTTGTACGCCAGCGCGAGGTTGTAGAAGTGCGCGGGCGTCCACAGGAAGATGACCGCCGCGAGCGCCAGCCCAGCGACGCCCACGTCGCCGGTCACCGCGGCCCAGCCGATGAGCGCGGGGAGCGCGCCCGCCGCGCCGCCGATGACGGTGCTCTGTCGGGTGTTGGGCTTCAACACGAGCGTGTAGACGACCGAGTAGAACACGATGGCGGTGAACCCAAGCGCCGCCGTCAGCGGATTCACGCTGTAGAACGCGGCCAGCGACGCCGCCGCCAGCGTCAGGCCGAAGGCGACCGCGTTGCGCTTCGGGATGCGGTCGGTCGCGATTGGCCGGTCGTCGGTGCGGGACATCTTCTTGTCCTTCTCGCGTTCGAGCACGTGGTTGAACGTGCCCGACGCGCCGATGGCGAGCACGCCGCCGCCGAGCGTCAACGCGACGGTCTCCGAGCTCAGGCTCGGGCCGGCGGCCAGCGCCATGCCCGCGGCGGCGACCAGACAGAGCAGCCACATCAGCCGCGGCTTCGTCAACCGGAAGTACGCGTACGCGGTCGCCAGCGGGCCCGAGGCGGGCGCGGACGCGTCCTCGTCCTCGCCCTTCGGTTCGCCCTCCCACTCGCTGGACGGCAGGTGGCCCGTCTGGGCTTCCAGCGTCCACGCGAGCGCGGCGACCAGCCCGGCGAAGATGAGCACGCCGAGCGCGAGGTGCGCGCCGCCGAGCGCGGCCGCCCCCGGCGACGTCGCGGTGAGCGCGCCGACCGCGACCTGTACCGGGTAGGCGGCCAGCGCCACCGTGACCGCGGCGCGGACGCGCCTGGCGGTGTCGCGACGCCACGCCATCACCGCGGCGACGAGCACGAGCACGCCGGTGACGACGGCTGCGGTCCGGTGGCCCCAGACGACCGCCAGCGACACCGAGTCGAGCGCGTACCAGCGTCCGTCACAGGCCGGCCACGAGCGACACGCCGCCGCGGCGTCCGTCAGCGCCGACGTCGCGCCGACGACGAGCAGCGCGTAGACGCCCATCGCGGCCGACGCGAGCACCGCCGTGAACCGGTCGGGGATGTTTCGAATCACGAACGTCTCTCGTCGGGGGATTACACCGCGGTCCACTTAGCCTATCCGACTCGCCGACGCCCCGATTCAGCACCTATTTATGGAACCGCTCCGAACGACCACGATAGTATGAGAGGCAAGCGGCTCGTACCCGTTCTCGTCGCCGCCGTCGGCTTCCTCGCCGCCTTCGTGGACCCGGTCGCTGCCCAGCAGTACCAGTCGGTGACCGAGGGGCTCATCCGCAACCTGAACTCGATGCTGCTCGCGGCCGCGCTCCCGGTCACGCTGCTCGTCGAGGGCATCCTCGTCTACACGGTGTGGAAGTTCCGGAACAGCGACGAGGCGAAACCGACCAAGGAGAACCGCCGGCTCGAAATCACGTGGACCGTCGCCACCGCCGTCGTCCTCCTGTTCGTCGGCGTCGCCGCCTACGGCGTGATGGCCCAGCCGTCGGTCACCGCCACGCAGGCCGACGCGCAGGAAGCGATGGCCGAGGACGACACCGTCGTCGTTGACGCCGTCGGCGTCCAGTGGTACTGGAACTACGACTACCCCGAGGAGAACCTCACCGTGAGCTCCGGCACCGCGACCAGCGGCGTCGACGTCGGCAACCAACCGATGGTGGTCCCGGAGGACACGAAGCTCGTGATACGCACTGAGTCCGACGACGTGATTCACGCGTTCCACGCGCCCGAAATCGGCCTGAAGGCCGACGCCGTCCCCGGACAGACGAACTACCTTATCACCGAGGTCAACGAGAAGGGCTCCTACCAGCTCTACTGCGCCGAGTTCTGCGGGCAGGGCCACTCCGAGATGCTCGGCACCATCGCGGTCGTCGAGGAGGACAAGTATCAGGAGTGGGTCGAGGACCCCGAGAACACGACCATCGACGCGTAACGACCGACCGCTTCTCTCCGTCTTCTCCGTTCTCTTTCGCTCCGTAGCTACGCGCGGCGGAGCCGACTGCACTCGCCCTCCGTGACCGTCACGTCGCCGTCCGCCGTCTCGACGACGAGCGCGCCGCGGGACGTGACGCCGCTTGCGGTTCCGACGACCGTCTCGCCGCCGCGGGTCTCCACGCGCACGCGCTCGCCGAGCGTCGCGCTCCGGTCGCGCCACGCGTCCAGCGCCGCCGCGAACCCGTCGTCGGTCCCGACGCGCTCGACCCACGCCAGCAGCCGCTCGTGGAGCGTCGCCGCGACCTCCGTCGCGTCCACGTCCCCGACCTCTTCCCGGAGCGTCGTCACCTCCCTGTCCACGTCGAGGTCGCTCGGGTCGAGGGCCGCGTTCACGCCGATGCCCAGCACCGCGAACGACAGTTCGGCGTCGGCGGGGTCAGTCCCCGGCAGCACTTCGTCCACGGGCTTGCCGGCCACCGGCACCTCGTCGACGACGGCCTCGGTGAGCACGCCGCAGAGCTTCCGCGCGTCGTCGCCGACGACCACGTCGTTGGGCCACTTCAGCCCCGCGTCCACGCCGAAGGCCTCGACGGTCTCGGCGGCCGCCAGCCCGCCCGCGAACGTCAGGCGGCCGACGTGGCTCGCGTCGAAGTCGGGGGAGACGAGCGTGCTCGACCAGACGCCGCCCGGCGGGGACGCCCACGCGTTCCCCGTGCGGCCGCGGCCCGCGCTCTGCTCGTCCGCGACGACGAACGTGCCGTGGGCGGCGCCGTCGCGGCCCTCGGCGCGCGCGAGGTCGTTCGTACTCGGCACCGACTCGCGGTGGACGACCGGCGCGTCGACGAGCGAGCGCAGCCGGTCGGCGTCGACTGTCATGCCTGCGCGTTCGCGGCAGGCGCGAAAAAAGACGGCGGTCGCTTAGAAGCTGACCTCGGCGCCGGCGTACAGCACGACGACGAGGAAGATCCAGACGGCGTCCACGAAGTGCCAGTACATCGAGACGGTTGCCACGGAGACGTCGCGCTCGTGGGAGTACTGGCCCTTGAACGCGCGGACGGTGACGATGGCCAGCAGGACCGCGCCCAGCGTCACGTGGAGGCCGTGGAGGCCGGTCAGCCCGAAGAACGCGCTCTCGAAGACGCCGCCGGTCGGCGACAGGCCCTCGTGGACGATGAACTCGTAGTACTCGTACACCTGGCCGGCGATGAACACCACGCCGAGCACGAGCGTCGCGACGAGCAGGCCGAGGAACCGCGACCGGTTGCCCTTCCGGAGCGCGACGTGCGCGAAGTGCAGCGTGAAACTAGAGACCACGAGGATGGCGGTGTTCGCGAGGACGAGCGCGCCCAGGAACCCGTCGGGAACGTGGGTGAGCGCTTGCGACCACTGCGAGCCCGCGCGGATGAAGAAGTAGTACGTGAACCCGGCGCCGAACGTCGCGACTTCGGTGCCGAGGAACAGTATCATCCCCCAGCGGAGCGCCTTGCCGCCGGTGGTATCCCGGCTCCAGAAGTGCTTCACGAAGGCGTGGTAGACCCAGCCGTACAGGCCCGCGAGGAAGACGAACAGGCTCCCCACGAAGACGGCCGGCCCGACCATCGGCGTGACGAACCCGAACGTCTCGTTCTGCCCGAGCACGTACAGTGCGGCCCCGATGTAGAACCCGGCGGCCCCGACGGCGGTGATGAACGGCCACCAGCTGGCCTCACCGAAGCCCTTCGGCCAGTCCTCCACGGCCGGCAGGTGGTGGCCGTGGTCCTCTGAGTCGTCCGTGACGGTCATACCAGCGAGTTGCGGGGCGAATACTAAAAACCCATCCAACTCCGTCCGCGGCGGCGCCGTACCGCAATCCTCACGGGGGCCCGCCGAGAACTCCCGGCAATGTCTCGTCGCGGCGCACGCGTCCTCGGTGCCGTCGTCGGCCTCCTCGCGGTCTGTGGCGTCGCCGTCGCGCACGGCGGCAGCCTCCGCGACGCCAGCGGGCAGGAGCTTGCGGTGCCGACGTGGCTGTTCCTCTCGACGGGCGGGGCGGTCGTCGGCGCGTCGTTCCTGCTGGCGAGCTTCGTCACGGACCGCGAGTTCGTCGCTGCCGTCCACGAGTGGCACCGTCGCGTCCCCGCGCCGCGCCGCGTGCTCGCGGGCGTCGGCCACGTCGTCGGCCTCGCGGGGCTCGCGCTCGTCCTCCTCGCGGGGTTCGCGCGGCCGGATATCGACCCGCTCCGGAACGCCGCCATCGTCCTCGTCTGGGTGGGCTGGTGGGCGGCGTTCGCGATGTCCACGTACCTCGTCGGGAACTCGTGGCCCGCGATAAACCCGTTCCGAACGCTGACGCGCCCGATCTCGTGGGTCCTCGGCGGCCGCGACGTCGAACTCCCGGCGGGACGGGCGGCGTGGGCGTCCACGCTGTTCCTCCTCGTGCTCGTCTGGTTCGAGGTGGTGAGCCCGCTCGCCGACGAGCCGCGACTGCTCGCGGCGGCCGCCGTCGGCTACCTCGCGCTCTCGGCAGTCGGCGTCGTCGCGGTCGGCCACGACCAGTGGTTCTCCGCCGTCGACCCGCTCTCCCGGCTGTTCGCGATGTACGGGTCGGTCGCGCCGATTCAGCGCACCGACGGCGGGCTCGAACTCCGGCTGCCCGCGATGCGGCTGACCGACGACGTCGTCACCACGGACGGCGGCGTCGCGTTCGTCGTCGCGCTCGTCTGGGGGACCACCTACGACGGGTTCGTCGGCACGCCCGCGTGGGCGTCGTTCGCGCGCACGGTCGTCGATGCTGGCGTCCCTGCGCCCGTCCTCTACCCGGCCGCGCTCCTCGTCGGCTTCCTCGTGTTCCACCGGCTCTACTGGTGGGCCGCCCGGAAGGCCCGCGACGTCGCGCCGACGTACACCGACGCCGCCGTGCTCGCGCGCCGGTTCGCGCCGTCGCTGCTCGCCATCGCCGCCGGCTACCACCTCGCGCACTACCTCGTGTACGCGCTGTCGCTGTCCCCGTCGCTGTTCGGCGCGCTGCTCGCGCCGCTCGACCCGCCGGTCGCCCGCACGCTCGTGCTACCGAGCTGGGTCTCCGGCGTCGGCGTCGCCGCCGTCCTGCTGGGCCACCTGCTCGCCATCTGGGTCGCCCACGCCACCGCCTACGACGAGCTCCCGGGCCGACTGCAGGCGATTCGCAGCCAGTACACGCTCACGCTCGTGATGGTGTTCTACACGATGACCAGCCTCTGGATAATCGGCCAGCCGGCCGCCGAACCACCGTTCCTATGACCGACACCACCGCTCCCGACGACGCTCCGCGGTGCTCGCACTGCGGCGAGGCGTTCCCGACCGAGCGCCTGCGCGCGCTCCACCGCGGCCTCGAACACTACGACAGCCTCGACGACGACGAACGCGACGCGTTCGAGGACGCGTACCGCGACGAGGGCGACGACCTCCGGTCGTTCCGACTGCGCGCGCTCGCGGTGCTGGTCGCGCTCTACTTCGGGTTCCTGATGACGTACGCCGTGGTCGCCGTCTGAACGGAAGCGATGGCTTTCTAACCCACCGCGCCGAACCCCGTGGTATGGTCGAGCAAACGGAGCAGGGACTGAGCGACCAGTATCCGCGCGCCAGCCCGTGGCCGATACCGTTCGTGTTGGGGTTCGTCATCTCCGAAATCGGCATCCTCTTCGACGGGCTGCTCCCCGTCGCCGTCGGCGGCCTCGTGTTGCTCGCGGGCAGCGTCGTCGGCATCCTCCGCGAGTCCGGGTTCGCGGCCACGCTGTACCGGCCCGCGCTGGCGGTCGGCGCGCTGTTCGGCGCGGGCGGCGCCGCCCTCTACGTCGCCACGTCCGCGACTGCGCGCGGCCTCGCGCTCGCCGGCACCGGCGTCGTCGTCGTCGCCGCGTCGGTGGCGCTGTTCCTCTACGAGACCGGGCGCCTGTAAGCCCGCGCGGCGCTGAATCCTCAAGCTATATTTGTCCGCCGCCCCGAACTCCCTCCAATGAGTTCCAGCCTCTTCGACACGGACACGATTCTCGACCTCACGGTCAACATCGTCCCGCTCGCCATCCTCGCGTTCTTCTTCGTGGGGTTCTTCGTCGTGAACCCGTGGGGCGCGGGATTCACGCTCGAACGCGTCATCCAGTTCATCCTCGTCGGCTGGGTGTTCGTCGCGCTCGCCATCCTCACGTACGCCGCCGCCAAGCGCATCGAGACCGGCGACGAGGAAGTCGGCCCGCACTGACGCGGCCGTCGAGGCTGCCGTCCGTTCACGAGAAATCCGTTCGCCGTCGGCCGATTCTCGGTTCGCGCGCTGGCGCGCCCAATCCTAAGCTTTCTTTACGGTCCGGTACTGACTGTGCTGCATGGCCTCGTCACCACTGGTGCTAACCGTGCTGATGGGCGTGCTTCTCGTCGCGGTGGCCGCCTCCCTCGCACGTCTCGAGGACTGGCGGTCGTACACGCCTCTCAGCGACGTCGGCGGTGCGCTCGGGGAGCGCACCGAACACGGACACGAAGAGAAGCCGGGCGGCATCGTCCGGTGGCTCACGACGGTCGACCACAAGGACATCGGGATTCTCTACGGCGCGTACGGCGCCATCGCGTTCGTCTGGGGTGGACTCGCCGTGCTCCTGATGCGCGTCGAACTCGCCGCGCCCGCGACGGACGTCATCGGGCCGTCGCTGTACAACGGACTCCTGACCAGTCACGGCATCACGATGCTGTTCCTGTTCGGGACGCCGATGATTGCGGCGTTCGGGAACTACTTCATCCCGCTGCTCATCGGCGCCGACGACATGGCGTTCCCGCGCATCAACGCCATCGCGTTCTGGCTGCTGCCGCCGGGCGCGCTCCTCGTCTGGAGCGGCTTCCTGATTCCCGGCGTCGCGACCGCCCAGACCAGCTGGACGATGTACACGCCGCTGTCGATTCAGATGTCCAGCCCCGCCATCGACATGATGCTGCTGGGCCTCCACCTCACGGGGGTTTCGGCGACGATGGGCGCCATCAACTTCGTCGCGACCATCTTCACCGAGCGCGGGGACGACGTCGGCTGGCCGAGCCTCGACATCTTCTCGTGGACGATGCTCACCCAGTCGGGGCTCATCCTGTTCGCGTTCCCGCTGCTGGGCAGCGCGCTCATCATGCTGCTGCTCGACCGCAACTTCGGCACGACGTTCTTCACGGTCGCCGGCGGTGACCCGATTCTCTGGCAGCACCTGTTCTGGTTCTTCGGCCACCCCGAGGTGTACATTCTCGTGCTCCCGCCGATGGGACTGGTCAGTCTCATCCTGCCGAAGTTCTCGGGGCGGAAGCTGTTCGGGTTCAAGTTCGTCGTCTACTCGACGCTGGCCATCGGCGTGCTGAGTTTCGGCGTGTGGGCCCACCACATGTTCACCACGGGCATCGACCCGCGGCTCCGCGCGAGCTTCATGGCGGTATCACTCGCGATTGCGATACCGTCCGCGGTGAAGGTGTTCAACTGGATCACCACGATGTGGAACGGGAAGCTCCGCCTGACCGCGCCGATGCTGTTCTGCATCGGCTTCGTCCAGAACTTCATCATCGGCGGCGTCACCGGCATCTTCCTCGCCGCCATCCCCGTGGACCTCATCCTCCACGACACCTACTACGTCGTCGGTCACTTCCACTTCATCGTCTACGGCGCCATCGGGTTCGCGCTGTTCGCGGGCACCTACTACTGGTTCCCGATGGTCACCGGCCGCATGTACCAGAAGAAGCTCGCGCACGCGCACTTCTGGCTCGGCCTCGTCGGGTCGAACCTGACCTTCCTCGCGATGCTGTGGCTCGGCTACGGCGGCATGCCGCGGCGGTACGCGACCTACCTCCCGCAGTTCGTCACCGCCCACCAGATCGCGACCGCGGGCGCGTTCCTCATCGCCATCAGCACCCTGCTGTGGGTGTGGAACATGGTCGTCTCCTGGAAAGAGGGGCCGAAGGTCGACAGCGGCGACCCGTGGAACCTCGAGAACACCGACCAGCTCACCAACGACTGGGAGTGGTACGAGCAACAGCGTGACTCGCCGGTCCCGGCGACGGACGGCGGCGAGCCCGACGACGCCCAGTCCGCGGACTGAGACGCGCGAGCTTTTCTACGCGAGAACGAGCACGAAGCCGGTCAGGAACATCAGGAGTGCGATACCCGCCAGCACCGCGAACAGTATCTCCTTGTCTTCCATACGCGGTCCGTTGGCGGCGACACCGCAAAAGGCTACCCACTCCGCCGCCAACGAGGACGCGTGAGCGAACCCGACACGCGCGGTCGACGAGTGGTGGTGTGGATGTACGTCTCCGCGGTCGCCGTCGCCGGCCTGTTCGGCTACGTGCTCGGCATCATCGTCTACGGCGACGGCGGCGGCCCCGCGGGGCCGCTCGTGGAGGGGTCGGGCGCGTCCTACGGCGCCATCGGCCCGATTACGTTCCAGCTGAACCCCCTGAACCTCGCGGCGTTCGGCGTCGTCTCCGTGGGCTTCATGCTGGGCGTCGGCCTGCTGGCCATCGTCTACGTCTCCGGGCGCGCCGACGCCTGACCGCTCCGGGCGCGAGTAGGTATTAGTGGGTGGAACGACATGTAGTGGGCATGAAAGTCCGGGAAGCCACTCACGACGACGCAGACGGCATCCGGCGCGTGGCGGACGCGTCACTCGAAGCGACCTACGCCGGCCAGCTCGGCGAGGACATCGTCGCGGCCGCGGCCGACGAGTGGTACGGCGCGGACCGCCTCGCCGACCGCCTCGACGCCGACGACGTCGTCTACCTCGTCGTCGTGGACAGCGACGAGGTGGTCGCATTCTCCGAGAGCGAACTCG
Protein-coding sequences here:
- a CDS encoding DUF7546 family protein; the protein is MPTRKALLYAAFVLNGELALVLFYFAVSSSVPTDPVVLAYPFVWINASIWAVSRVDLPEASRRQRAFALALGVAYFLVLGGVGGLFMFHGADLGARVSWLSPGWGPAFVYSGADLTVSLLPFKVIGYATLAYLVAATVLDAAKTGVAGLLGLLACVSCAWPVAATVFTGAFGSASALAAAAQNEPYALSTVVFVSSVLLLAWRPTQ
- the ctaD gene encoding cytochrome c oxidase subunit I, encoding MASSPLVLTVLMGVLLVAVAASLARLEDWRSYTPLSDVGGALGERTEHGHEEKPGGIVRWLTTVDHKDIGILYGAYGAIAFVWGGLAVLLMRVELAAPATDVIGPSLYNGLLTSHGITMLFLFGTPMIAAFGNYFIPLLIGADDMAFPRINAIAFWLLPPGALLVWSGFLIPGVATAQTSWTMYTPLSIQMSSPAIDMMLLGLHLTGVSATMGAINFVATIFTERGDDVGWPSLDIFSWTMLTQSGLILFAFPLLGSALIMLLLDRNFGTTFFTVAGGDPILWQHLFWFFGHPEVYILVLPPMGLVSLILPKFSGRKLFGFKFVVYSTLAIGVLSFGVWAHHMFTTGIDPRLRASFMAVSLAIAIPSAVKVFNWITTMWNGKLRLTAPMLFCIGFVQNFIIGGVTGIFLAAIPVDLILHDTYYVVGHFHFIVYGAIGFALFAGTYYWFPMVTGRMYQKKLAHAHFWLGLVGSNLTFLAMLWLGYGGMPRRYATYLPQFVTAHQIATAGAFLIAISTLLWVWNMVVSWKEGPKVDSGDPWNLENTDQLTNDWEWYEQQRDSPVPATDGGEPDDAQSAD
- a CDS encoding DUF7541 family protein; its protein translation is MVEQTEQGLSDQYPRASPWPIPFVLGFVISEIGILFDGLLPVAVGGLVLLAGSVVGILRESGFAATLYRPALAVGALFGAGGAALYVATSATARGLALAGTGVVVVAASVALFLYETGRL
- the cyoE gene encoding heme o synthase; its protein translation is MGVYALLVVGATSALTDAAAACRSWPACDGRWYALDSVSLAVVWGHRTAAVVTGVLVLVAAVMAWRRDTARRVRAAVTVALAAYPVQVAVGALTATSPGAAALGGAHLALGVLIFAGLVAALAWTLEAQTGHLPSSEWEGEPKGEDEDASAPASGPLATAYAYFRLTKPRLMWLLCLVAAAGMALAAGPSLSSETVALTLGGGVLAIGASGTFNHVLEREKDKKMSRTDDRPIATDRIPKRNAVAFGLTLAAASLAAFYSVNPLTAALGFTAIVFYSVVYTLVLKPNTRQSTVIGGAAGALPALIGWAAVTGDVGVAGLALAAVIFLWTPAHFYNLALAYKDDYERGGFPLMPVVSGEATTRKHIVYYLGATLVSAVALSELAGLGVLYAATTVVLGGVFLYAAMRLHRERDRAAAMRAFHASNAYLGCLLVAVVVDAMVV
- a CDS encoding DUF7520 family protein; the protein is MSEPDTRGRRVVVWMYVSAVAVAGLFGYVLGIIVYGDGGGPAGPLVEGSGASYGAIGPITFQLNPLNLAAFGVVSVGFMLGVGLLAIVYVSGRADA
- a CDS encoding biotin--[acetyl-CoA-carboxylase] ligase, whose protein sequence is MTVDADRLRSLVDAPVVHRESVPSTNDLARAEGRDGAAHGTFVVADEQSAGRGRTGNAWASPPGGVWSSTLVSPDFDASHVGRLTFAGGLAAAETVEAFGVDAGLKWPNDVVVGDDARKLCGVLTEAVVDEVPVAGKPVDEVLPGTDPADAELSFAVLGIGVNAALDPSDLDVDREVTTLREEVGDVDATEVAATLHERLLAWVERVGTDDGFAAALDAWRDRSATLGERVRVETRGGETVVGTASGVTSRGALVVETADGDVTVTEGECSRLRRA
- a CDS encoding ABC transporter ATP-binding protein, with the protein product MTPAVVAEDVRKAYGDTAAVDGVSLSVGEGEVFALVGPNGAGKTTLVRCLTGTTTPDSGRVELLGEAPDETNDQRVGLLPQDFAPPDRLTAGELVGYYAGLYDDARDPDAVLSEVGLDADNDTWYGDLSGGERRRACVAAALVNAPDVLFLDEPTTAVDPAGRRALWRVFEDLAESGTTIFLTTHDMAEAERLADRVALLADGEVAATGTPGELVAAHGGDPRLVVELPEETERAPAVPGFDPEVTREGLVFSNVAPESIGGVVAALDDAGVGFEALSWREPTLEDAYLALAGDAEGVEVRR
- a CDS encoding DUF6684 family protein; this translates as MSSSLFDTDTILDLTVNIVPLAILAFFFVGFFVVNPWGAGFTLERVIQFILVGWVFVALAILTYAAAKRIETGDEEVGPH
- a CDS encoding cytochrome c oxidase subunit 3 — encoded protein: MTVTDDSEDHGHHLPAVEDWPKGFGEASWWPFITAVGAAGFYIGAALYVLGQNETFGFVTPMVGPAVFVGSLFVFLAGLYGWVYHAFVKHFWSRDTTGGKALRWGMILFLGTEVATFGAGFTYYFFIRAGSQWSQALTHVPDGFLGALVLANTAILVVSSFTLHFAHVALRKGNRSRFLGLLVATLVLGVVFIAGQVYEYYEFIVHEGLSPTGGVFESAFFGLTGLHGLHVTLGAVLLAIVTVRAFKGQYSHERDVSVATVSMYWHFVDAVWIFLVVVLYAGAEVSF
- the coxB gene encoding cytochrome c oxidase subunit II; translated protein: MRGKRLVPVLVAAVGFLAAFVDPVAAQQYQSVTEGLIRNLNSMLLAAALPVTLLVEGILVYTVWKFRNSDEAKPTKENRRLEITWTVATAVVLLFVGVAAYGVMAQPSVTATQADAQEAMAEDDTVVVDAVGVQWYWNYDYPEENLTVSSGTATSGVDVGNQPMVVPEDTKLVIRTESDDVIHAFHAPEIGLKADAVPGQTNYLITEVNEKGSYQLYCAEFCGQGHSEMLGTIAVVEEDKYQEWVEDPENTTIDA
- a CDS encoding ABC transporter permease; protein product: MSRLARIRAEASATYRTFLRRRTAVFFTFFFPVLLIVIFAGLVRTTSGSGGLFTEPTAYYVPAYLATVVLFTPLSRVGSTVARHREGNRFEKLSTTPLTRAEWLAAHTLVNVALIAAACAVLLVALLATGASFALSPWLAVLVPATSVVFCGVGAVIGSYADGQDGAIAASNGIALPVLFLSETFVQPELFPAWFRPVVDLSPLAYFARGVRAATTPGGDVTTNAAVVVALAVVAFAVGTLAIPWTE